The Vanessa atalanta chromosome 2, ilVanAtal1.2, whole genome shotgun sequence genome has a segment encoding these proteins:
- the LOC125072819 gene encoding putative uncharacterized protein DDB_G0286901: MGTKGLIIFAFAFCIIGVCHAQYYGRMRGLNSIHKDACACTCEDLASLIALARALEDKELTSCTPTTPPPPPPPPTNPIPCLSNFEDLIMKLVNALVYTATETTKNSCHCPRASSVPTSTTSNSYYSNSDDGLINIDLINSKNNNNVLDLDVANQNIVGIGLGGTDYNGAPPTGHKPSSPKPSGHNPKGQQPTGSHPTGVKNPPTSNSNSNEGLINLDLLNPNKNNNVLDLDIGKQDVLGVGLGGGGGGGTAPNTNNGYPNSAPNSGEGLVNVDLLNPNKNNNVLDLDIGKQDVLGVGLGGGGGAAPNTNNGHTK; this comes from the exons ATGGGTACTAAAGGATTAATCATTTTTGCCTTTGCATTCTGTATAATTGGG GTTTGTCATGCTCAATACTATGGTAGAATGCGAGGTTTGAATTCTATTCACAAAGACGCTTGCGCTTGCACTTGTGAAGATCTCGCCTCACTTATAGCCTTAGCGCGGGCTTTAGAAGACAAGGAACTAACTTCTTGTACACCAACAACACCACCACCACCGCCACCACCACCAACAAATCCGATCCCATGTCTCAGCAACTTTGAAGATCTGATCATGAAATTAGTTAACGCTTTGGTTTACACCGCCACGGAAACAACTAAAAATTCCTGCCACTGTCCACGTGCCTCGTCTGTCCCGACGTCAACTACCTCCAACTCATATTATTCTAATTCAGATGATGGTTTAATCAATATCGACCTTATTAactcgaaaaataataataatgtattagacTTAGATGTCGCTAATCAAAATATAGTGGGCATTGGACTGGGAGGAACAGATTACAACGGAGCTCCTCCAACAGGGCATAAGCCATCTAGTCCAAAACCATCGGGCCATAATCCAAAAG GTCAACAACCAACGGGCTCTCACCCAACAGGCGTCAAAAATCCACCAACAAGCAATTCTAATTCAAACGAGGGATTAATAAACTTAGACCTTCTTAAtcccaataaaaataataatgtgttaGACTTGGACATTGGCAAGCAGGATGTCCTTGGTGTGGGCTTAGGTGGAGGCGGCGGTGGAGGTACAGCTCCAAATACTAATAACGGCTACCCAAACAGTGCGCCTAATTCTGGAGAAGGCTTAGTTAATGTAGACCTACttaatccaaataaaaataataatgtgttaGACTTGGACATAGGTAAGCAGGATGTCCTTGGTGTGGGTTTAGGTGGAGGTGGAGGTGCAGCTCCAAATACTAATAACGGCCATACAAAATAA
- the LOC125073507 gene encoding uncharacterized protein LOC125073507 codes for MKRDLIGPKSTKYVCEDHFDVENDTDNLVKHRLVGGTLKLKPEIYPHKFDCQKAVKPQKERGAYEKRPRIEFYESLLTKEAPSTSSQSSSFQCFEIIDCDAMKLDETEDPLAEDITFPESDNHPNKKRNKGVQVSIKSSQKNQAVQTNQ; via the exons ATGAAGCGTGATTTAATTGGCCCTAAAAGCACTAAATATGTGTGTGAAGATCATTTTGAT GTTGAAAATGACACAGACAATTTAGTAAAACATCGACTGGTTGGGGGAACATTAAAGTTAAAACCCGAAATATATCCTCATAAATTTGACTGTCAAAAGGCGGTGAAACCTCAAAAAGAACGAGGAGCATATGAAAAAAGACCTCGGATTGAATTTTATGAAAGTCTTTTAACAAAAGAAGCACCGTCGACTTCAAGTCAATCATCTTCTTTtcaatgttttgaaattattgaCTGTGATGCCATGAAGTTAGATGAAACAGAGGATCCGCTAGCAGAGGACATTACTTTTCCAGAATCAGATAATCATCCAAATAAAAAGAGAAACAAAGGAGTTCAAGTAAGCATCAAAAGTTCACAGAAAAATCAAGCTGTGCAAACAAATCAGTAA
- the LOC125073517 gene encoding probable multidrug resistance-associated protein lethal(2)03659, translating to MDTGPKQRRQINPRYKANLLSVLTFGWTLETFKLGYSRDIKEEDLYAPLPEHRSDILGDTLQTAWDQEVDRCTLRNDGRKPSLMKVLIKVYGSELMLYGLVLAAMEFLIRLQQPLFLGLLLRYYSPAQDLQNKTANSTYVSRLFKYYDMSSGIAWGEAVFFCFGVIFCSMVNVMVQHPFMMGVMHMGMKMRVGVCSLIFRKALKVNLQAMSENRGGLVVNLMANDVNRFDSGPLFVHYLWIGPLETVLMTIYLYREMGISSVYGALTIIAVVPFQIFLGTRTSHYRRKTALKSDERVRLMEEIVMGIEVIKMYTWEKPFRRIIDTVRREEVLFIKMTSYIRGVVMSFIMFTARFSIFITVLLYVIYVNRITVENVFFLTCYYNILKQTMTLFFPQAVGQIAEMNVAVQRVNDFLLTEECQLPPRDQLTDLKSFENKPKKRVTIPLNPVQPPVKHSPRDEPSTSTSKVQVKDLRRDQIAISFDEACSRWIKTSEKNDVINTNLKIYNGSLTTIIGAVGSGKSTLLHMILSELPCSTGSMNVTGSVSYASQDPWLFVGSVRQNILFGQPFMRTRYMEVCRVCALERDISLFPHGDKTIVGERGVSLSGGQRARINLARAVYKEADIYLLDDPLSAVDTQVARHIFENCIKRYLENKTVVLVTHQLQFIKSVDQIVIMEKGRIVADGNYDELSKRDLTILQSMQDKSYELRKEDAVLPSKVMQPTSGVSLKRSHWSHWSLIFDIMDQKQEAEKQTVGRVQGSIYKEYFLAHASCPFVSVVLFMFILAQFFASSSDYWISRWSNAEDHLTGDQTMDNLLWSQHGLRRKDFAIIFGLLTIATVAVALIRAFLFFSLCMKSSIKLHDLMFECISLSPMSFFHSNPSGRILNRFSKDMGSVDELLPQAMLDSFQILLNLIGVIIVILMTEVALLIPIATALIIFYIFRLIYVRTTGAIKRLEGITRSPVFGHVNATILGLPTIRSYGAELLLAQEFDRHQDLHSAAWYLFISCSRAFGYFLDVICLLFIICVTFTCLMKTDIEGSNVGLIITQSISLTGIFQWGMRQSAEMENQMTSVERVLEYTKLPIESSLSSSPDEKPPVGWPSEGGIYFNNLCLKYTPDGANVLNNLDFKIMPQEKIGIVGRTGAGKSSIIQALFRLAYLEGTISIDSIDITSIGLKYLRQKISIIPQEPVLFSGSLRKNLDPFDEYSDELLLKALEKVELLSEEEGVESLYKQVADCGANFSVGERQLVCLARAIVNNDKILLLDEATANVDAQTDALIQTTIREHFRTCTVLTVAHRLNTVIDSDKILVLDAGHVMEFDHPHILLQNKKGYFRKMVAETGPAMTQVLHKLAAENYKKMKQAD from the exons atggataCTGGTCCTAAACAGAGGCGGCAGATAAATCCAAGATACAAAGCCAACTTATTATCCGTGCTTACTTTTGG ATGGACGCTCGAAACATTCAAGTTAGGGTACAGTCGAGATATAAAAGAAGAGGACCTCTATGCTCCTTTGCCGGAACATCGATCCGATATTTTAG GTGATACACTACAAACTGCTTGGGATCAGGAGGTGGACCGCTGCACATTGCGAAATGATGGACGCAAACCAAGTCTAATGAAAGTTCTTATCAAAGTTTATGGCTCAGAACTCATGCTATACGGATTAGTTTTGGCTGCAATGGAATTCCTGATCAg ACTACAACAACCACTATTTCTTGGATTACTACTTCGGTACTACAGTCCAGCTCAAGATCTGCAAAACAAGAC AGCTAATTCGACTTACGTCTCtagattattcaaatattatgatatgtcGAGTGGCATTGCGTGGGGCGAGGCAGTGTTTTTCTGTTTTGGTGTTATTTTCTGCAGCATGGTAAATGTAATGGTCCAACATCCATTTATGATGGGAGTCATGCATATGGGCATGAAAATGCGCGTCGGAGTCTGTAGTCTTATTTTTAGAAAG GCCTTGAAAGTTAATCTTCAAGCAATGTCTGAAAATAGAGGAGGCCTCGTCGTAAATCTGATGGCAAACGACGTAAATCGTTTCGACTCAGGTCCACTTTTTGTACATTATCTTTGGATAGGACCCTTGGAGACTGTG ttaatgacaatttatttatatcgagaGATGGGAATTTCTTCTGTATATGGAGCTTTGACGATAATAGCCGTTGTACCATTTCAGA TATTTCTAGGAACACGAACGTCTCACTACAGAAGAAAAACTGCGTTAAAATCTGACGAAAGAGTAAGATTGATGGAGGAAATTGTGATGGGTATCGAAGTCATCAAAATGTATACTTGGGAAAAACCTTTCCGTAGAATTATTGATACTGTAAGGAg AGAGGAAGTGCTATTCATCAAGATGACTTCCTACATACGAGGTGTTGTCATGTCGTTCATTATGTTCACGGCACGGTTCAgcatttttattactgttttacTATATGTGATTTATGTCAATCGAATCACAgtggaaaatgtattttttcttacgtgctattacaatattttgaaacaGACCATGACGTTATTTTTTCCACAAGCAGTAGGTCAA ATTGCAGAAATGAATGTAGCTGTGCAGAGAGTTAATGACTTTTTACTCACTGAAGAATGTCAACTTCCACCGAGGGACCAATTAACAGATTTGaaaagttttgaaaataaaccAAAGAAACGTGTCACCATACCGC TGAATCCCGTTCAGCCACCGGTGAAGCATTCTCCACGCGATGAACCCAGTACATCTACATCGAAAGTCCAAGTTAAAG ATTTACGCAGAGATCAAATAGCTATATCATTTGATGAAGCTTGCAGTCGTTGGATAAAAACGTCAGAGAAAAACGAcgttataaatactaatttaaag ATATATAATGGGTCATTAACTACGATAATTGGAGCAGTGGGCTCAGGGAAATCAACTTTGCTTCACATGATACTCAGTGAGTTACCTTGTTCCACGGGAAGTATGAACGTTACTGGTAGCGTGAGTTACGCCAGTCAGGATCCTTGGTTATTTGTTG GATCAGTTCGTCAAAATATTCTCTTTGGACAACCGTTTATGAGGACACGGTACATGGAAGTATGCAGGGTTTGCGCACTCGAAAGAGATATTTCATTATTCCCTCATGGTGATAAAACGATTGTTGGCGAACGAGGTGTATCTCTCAGTGGTGGACAACGAGCTAGAATCAACTTGGCGAGAGCAGTTTATAAAGAg gCTGATATTTACTTACTGGATGATCCATTATCAGCTGTGGATACTCAAGTCGCAAGACATATTTtcgaaaattgtataaaaag GTATCTTGAAAACAAAACAGTGGTCCTTGTCACACATCAATTACAATTCATTAAATCCGTTGATCAAATTGTAATTATGGAAAAAGGACGAATTGTTGCTGATGGAAACTATGATGAACTAAGC AAACGTGATTTGACAATATTACAATCGATGCAAGATAAATCTTACGAATTACGAAAAGAAGATGCAGTGTTACCAAGTAAAGTAATGCAACCGACAAGTGGCGTGAGCTTGAAACGCTCACATTGGTCTCATTGGTCACTGATCTTCGATATTATG GACCAAAAACAGGAGGCAGAGAAGCAAACAGTCGGAAGGGTGCAGGGATCAATTTACAAGGAATACTTTTTGGCACATGCTTCTTGCCCATTTGTTTCAGTGGTTTTGTTCATGTTTATATTGGCACAATTTTTTGCAAGTTCCAGTGATTATTGGATAAGTCGATG GAGCAATGCAGAGGACCATTTAACTGGAGATCAAACTATGGATAATTTATTGTGGTCACAGCACGGGTTGAGGAGGAAAGACTTTGCCATAATATTTGGCTTACTGACCATTGCAACCGTCGCTGTCGCTTTAATACGTGCCTTCCTATTCTTTTCGTTGTGCATGAAGTCTTCGATTAA gtTACACGATTTAATGTTCGAGTGCATATCTCTCTCACCTATGAGCTTTTTCCACTCGAATCCTTCTGGAAGAATATTGAATCGTTTCAGCAAGGACATGGGTTCAGTTGATGAGCTTTTACCACAAGCTATGCTCGATAGTTTTCAG ATACTGTTAAACCTGATTGGTGTTATCATAGTCATTTTAATGACAGAAGTGGCGCTTCTAATTCCGATAGCAACAGCactcattatattttacatttttcgtTTGATTTACGTAAGAACGACTGGTGCTATAAAACGTCTCGAAGGAAtaa caCGAAGCCCAGTATTTGGACACGTTAATGCAACAATATTGGGTCTACCAACAATCCGATCATATGGAGCGGAATTACTTCTTGCACAAGAATTTGACCGCCATCAAGACCTACACAGCGCAGCGTGGTATCTCTTCATCTCTTGCAGTCGGGCTTTTGGATACTTCCTTGATGTTATTTGtctattattcataatatgcGTTACATTCACTTGTTTAATGAAAACTG ATATCGAAGGTAGCAACGTTGGACTTATAATCACTCAATCAATTTCACTTACCGGTATATTTCAATGGGGGATGCGTCAATCTGCTGAAATGGAGAATCAGATGACTAGTGTGGAGAGAGTTTTGGAATACACTAAATTACCGATAGAGTCCTCATTATCTAGC TCACCAGATGAAAAACCTCCGGTCGGATGGCCTTCTGAAGGtggaatatatttcaataatctaTGCCTAAAATATACCCCTGATGGTGCAAACGTTCTTAATAATTTGGATTTCAAAATTATGCCACAAGAAAAG ATTGGTATCGTTGGAAGGACTGGAGCCGGAAAATCTTCAATTATTCAAGCTCTGTTTCGATTGGCTTATTTAGAAGGAACTATCAGTATTGATAGCATTGATATAACGTcaattggtttaaaatatttacgacaAAAGATATCCATTATCCCACAG GAACCAGTGTTGTTCAGTGGTAGCCTCAGGAAAAATCTTGACCCCTTTGATGAGTATTCCGATGAGTTGTTACTAAAAGCTTTGGAAAAAGTCGAACTATTATCAGAAGAGGAAGGCGTCG aatccCTTTACAAACAAGTTGCGGATTGTGGGGCAAACTTCAGCGTGGGAGAACGCCAGCTTGTCTGCTTAGCGAGAGCTATTGTTAATAACGACAAGATACTTCTGTTGGACGAAGCCACCGCAAACGTGGACGCGCAGACTGACGCCCTTATACAAACCACTATCAGAGAACATTTCAGGACTTGTACGGTGCTCACTGTGGCGCACCGACTGAACACTGTCATAGACTCCGACAAG ATCCTTGTACTGGACGCTGGTCATGTAATGGAGTTTGACCACCCGCATATcctgttacaaaataaaaagggcTACTTCAGGAAAATGGTCGCTGAGACTGGTCCTGCGATGACCCAGGTGCTGCATAAGCTTGCGGCTGAA aattaCAAGAAAATGAAACAAGcagattaa